A stretch of Triticum aestivum cultivar Chinese Spring chromosome 1D, IWGSC CS RefSeq v2.1, whole genome shotgun sequence DNA encodes these proteins:
- the LOC123167127 gene encoding uncharacterized protein → MNAAGAPMPPAAVRLLPRPSGAPSSPRLSSVPGAPTPRSSSARALLSSPLLRRPAQFVAVSATSGEALRSQPRPRLQAAAASPACRRAGFCFLFFKQEFCSSRAPDTEQLRSFSRALTKPSAAPASSGPAAPSPPASQIWPVVRHPPKPTRVQRSQ, encoded by the exons ATGAACGCCGCAGGAGCACCAATGCCACCAGCAGCCGTGCGCCTCCTCCCTCGTCCCAGCGGAGCCCCGTCCTCTCCGCGCCTGTCCAGTGTGCCCGGCGCTCCAACCCCAAGAAGCAgcagcgcccgagcgctcctcTCCTCGCCG CTCCTCCGCCGCCCTGCTCAGTTCGTCGCCGTCTCCGCAACATCCGGCGAGGCCCTGCGTTCCCAGCCTCGTCCCCGCCTCCAGGCCGCCGCTGCGTCCCCTGCTTGTCGTCGCGCCGgcttctgcttcctcttcttcaAGCAGGAGTTCTGCTCGTCCCGCGCGCCTGACACCGAGCAGCTGCGCTCGTTCTCGAGAGCGTTGACCAAGCCCAGCGCCGCCCCAGCCTCAtccggcccagccgccccctctCCACCagcaagccagatctggcccgtggTGAGACACCCACCGAAGCCCACCCGTGTGCAGCGCTCGCAGTAG